The DNA sequence TCCGTCGAGGGCGCGCTCGTCGCCTACAACGCGGGCCCCGGGCTGGCCAAGCGCATCCTGGCCAAGAAGGCGAACCGGGTGAAGTTCATGGCCGGCTACCCCGCCAAGGTCGTGAAGGAGTTCCGCAAGCTGAAGGCCCAGCAGGAGCACGCGGTGAGCCTGCGTGCCGAGCAGCCGACGAACGACCGCAAGGGTTGACCGCTGCGTGACACGCGCTTCGCCCGCTCGACAACACTCGAGCGGAAGTTGCGCGCCTGCCACTGCCCCCTTGGCCCGTGAAGGTGCACTGTTCGCCTCCGGCTGTGCACCCCCATGACGCCGTGGGAATCCCGAACTCCCCCAGGGGTCCGGGCCGTGCCTCAGCCGCCAATGACCATCACAGGCGGCACACACGTGCACACCTCAGCGGGAGCGCGGAACATGACGGGGCTTCAGATTCATCGGGAGGAGGCGGCGGGTCGTGTCACCCTGCGCCTGGAGGGGACGTTGGACGGGAGGACGGCGCAGGAGCTGCGCGTGTCGCTCCAGGCCCTGGCCCAGAGCGAGGTGGTCCTGGACTTCGCGCACCTGCGCGAGTTCAAGGACAGCGCGGTGGGCGTCCTGACCCACGGCCTGAAGCAGAACGCGGTGCAGCTGCGCGGGCTGGCCACCCACCACGAGCGGATGTTCCGCTACTTCGGCGTGGTGTCATCACCTTCGCCCCACCGGGCGTACTACACGCCCGAGGACATCCTGTCGGCCTGAGTCCGCGCAGGTGAAGTCCCCAGGCCGCGCGCATCCCCGGCAGTGCCCGCGCCCCCAAGGCAGGCGGGCATCCGGAGTGGACCGCGGGTGGACTGGAGGGGTGCCGCCGTGCGGTCGCCTGGGCTAGAGTCCGCGCCCAGGATGACCCAGCCCGCCCGCGTCCTCGGTCCTGTTCCCACCCCTGTTTCCGCACGCGCGGTGATGGAGCGGCTCGCCGCCCAGCTTGGCCGCGCCGTGCAGGGAAAGACCGACGAGGTGCGGCGCGTCGTCACCTGCGTGGTCGCGGGAGGGCACCTGCTCCTGGAGGACATGCCAGGTGTGGGGAAGACGACACTGGCGGAGGCGCTGGCCCGCGCGTGCGCCCTGTCCTTCTCCCGCATCCAGTTCACCGCGGACCTGCTGCCCGCGGACATCCTGGGCGCGCAGGTGTTCCACGCACAGACGGCCACCTTCTCCTTCCGTCCCGGCCCCCTGTTCCGTCAGCTGGTGCTGGCGGACGAGCTCAACCGGGCGCCCCCGCGCACCCAGTCCGCGCTCCTGGAGGGCATGGCCCAGGGCCAGGTGTCGATGGACGGGCAGACGCACCCCCTGCCCTCCCCCTTCACCGTGGTGGCCACCCAGAACCCGGTGGACTTCTCCGGCACCTACCCCCTGCCGGACTCGCAGCTGGATCGCTTCCTCGTGCGGCTGTCCCTGGGCCACCCGGCGGCGGACGTGGAGGCGCGCCTGCTCACCACGCGCGGCGCCGCGTCCCCGCTGCCGTCGGTGGAGGCGGTGACGGGGCCGGAAGAGCTGGCGTCGCTGCGCGCCTTCGCCCAGGAGGTGCAACTGGACGGGGCGGTCGCGGACTACGTGGTGCGGCTGGCGCGGGCCACCCGCGAGCACGGCGACCTGGAGCGCGGAGCCTCCACGCGAGCGGTGCTGGCGCTGGGGGCCGCCGCGCGCGCCCAGGCCCTGTGGGAGGGGCGGGACTTCGTCACCCCCGGCGACGTCCGCGCGATGCTGGTGCCCTGCTGGGCGCACCGGGTGCTCCTCCGGAGCGCGGTCCAGGGCGTGTCCGCGAGGGACGAGGCGGCGCACCTGGTGGAGGAGCTGGCGCGCAAGGTGGCGGCGCCCCGGTGAAGGCCTCCGCCCGCCCCCCCTTCCGGGCCCGGCTGCGCGCCTTCTTCCGTCCCCCGCGCACGCTGTCGGTGACGAAGACGGGCCGCACGTACCTGGTGGTGACGTTCGGCGTGGGGCTGGGCGCGCTCAACACCGGCAACAACCTGCTGTACCTGCTGCTGGGCCTGCTGCTCAGCATGGTGGTGGTGTCCGGCGTGCTGTCGGAGCGCTGCCTGCGCGACCTCACGGTGCGCCGGGTGGGCGCGGACGCGGCCTTCGCCCGGGAGCCCTTCGCCTACCGCTGGGCGGTGTCGCGCAAGGCGGGCCACGGCTTCGCGCTGACGTTCTCCGAGGACCTGTCCCCGCTCACCGGCACCGGCCGGCTGGGGCACCTGCCCCCGGGGCAGGAGTGCGTCGTGAGGGCGGACCTGGCCGCGCCGCACCGGGGCCCGGTGCGCCTGTCCGGGGTGCGCGTCACCACGACGTGGCCCCTGGGCCTGTTCGCCAAGACGCGGGTGTTCTTCCTGGAGGGCACGCTGCTCGTCTACCCACGCCGGGGCTACGCCTGCAAGGAGCCGGGGCCCGCCGAGTCCGGCCCCCGGGGCGAGGCGGGCAGCCCGCGCCACCTGGACGGCACCGGCGACGTCGCGGGGCTGCGCGAGCTCACTCCGAACGAGGACGCGCGGCGCATCCATTGGCTGAAGAGCGCCTCGGCGGGTCGCCTGCTGAAGGTGGAGCGCGAGCGCGAGGAGCGCCGCATCTGGAAGCTCTCGCTGGAGACGGGCCTCACGGGCGACGCGCTGGAGCGCCGCTGCGAGGAGGTCGCCTACCAGGCCCACCAGCTCCTGGAAGCGGGGAATGAAGTGGGGCTCCAGCTTCCGGAGCGCACCCTGCGTCCGGCGGCGGGGGGCGGGCAGGAGCGGCGCATCCTCCAGGCGCTCGCGTGGGTGGGCTTCGAGGACACGGACTCCCGGGAGGCGGCGTGAGGCGTCCCTTGCGGCTGCGGCTCGTCCTGCGCGACCTGGCGGCGGGTGCGGCCTTCGGCGCGATGGCCGTGTCCGGGCAGCTCCCCGTGTGGGCGCTGGGGGTGTTCCTCGGCGCGCTGGTGCTGGCGCTGTGCGACGTGCGGCTGGTCGCGCGCCATGCGCGCCTGTCCGCGCTGGGGCTGCTGGTCGCGGCAGTCCTGCTGGGCATGCAGCTGATGTCCGGCGCGATGAACGCGGTGGTGGCCGCGTGCTCCTTCGCGGGCCTCATCGCCGCGCAGCGGATGCTGTCCACGCCGGACGCCGCCGCCGAGGGCCAGACGCACCTGACGGGCCTGTTGATGGTGGCCGGCGGCGCGGCGCTGTCGGGCGACATGACGTACGCGCTGTGCCTCATCGCCTTCGGGGTCCTGGCCAGCCTGTCGCTGGCGCTGGGCGTGGTGGAGGCGGCGGTGCCGGACGGCGAACCCGTGCCCGTGCGCGCGGTGCTGCGGCCCCTGTCGGGCGGCGTGACCTTCGCGGTCGCCGGCGCGGTGGCCTTCTTCGTCCTCTTCCCCCGCCTCAACTGGGCCATGGTGGGGCCGCGGTCGGCACCGGGCCTGGGCGCGGTCAGCACCGCGGGCTTCTCCAACACCGTGCGGCTGGGCGGCGCGGGCACCATCAAGAGCAACCCGCGCGTGGTGCTGCGTGCCCAGCTCGCCCCCGACCCGGGCCGGGACGCGCTGGACGCCTATTGGGTGGGCCGCACCTACGACACCTTCGACGGGCTGGAGTGGACGAACGTCGCCGGCGCCCAGCAGACCGAGCGGCAGATCACCCTGCGCCCCGCCAGCGACACGCTGGTGCACCAGCGCATCGAGCTGCTGCCCGCCTACGGCAGCCGCACGCTCATCGCGCTGGAGACGCCGTCGCGGCTGGGCAACGCCCTGGCCCACACGCCCACGGGGACGCGGAGCAGCCCTGTGCAGTTGCACGGCGGCGGCGAGGTGCGCTTCACCATCACCGCCCCCTCGTACACCTACGAGGCCTACAGCCTGCCCCCGGACGGCAAGGCGGACCTGTCCACGGCCCTGCTCCAGCCGGAGAAGGATCAGCTCCTGGCGCTGCCCGAGCACCTGGATCCGCGCGTGGGCCAGCTCGCGTCGCGGGTGCTCGCGGGAGAGAAGGAGCCGCTGGCCGCGGCGCGCAAGCTCGCCAGCTTCCTGCAGCGCGACTACGCGTACACGCTGGAGCAGGGAGGCATGCCGGAGGATCCGCTGGGCGACTTCCTCTTCGTGCGCAAGGCGGGGCATTGCGAACACTTCGCCACCGCGCTGACGGTGCTGCTGCGCACGCAGGGCATCCCTGCGCGGCTGGCCACCGGCTTCTACGGTGGAACGCGCGTGGACGGCGGCTACCTGGTGCGCGCGGGGGACGCGCACGCGTGGACGCATGTGCTCGTCCCGGGGCGCGGCTTCATCACGGTGGACGCCACGCCCCCGTCGAATCGGACCAGCCAGGGGCCCGTGCTCCTGGAGCGGCTGCTCGCCCTCTATGAGGCCGTGGAGGCGCGCTGGCGCAACTCCGTCGTCGACTACTCGTTCCGCGATCAGTTCGAACTGGCGAGCGCCCTGGTGCGCCCGCCCCGCCGCCCCGCTGGGTCCGCCGAGAATCCGGGCTCGAGCCGCCTGCCTCCGCCCCGCGCGTGGGTGACGGCCGCCGTCGTGGCCTTCGTCGTCTGGCGCGCCAGCCGCTTCGCCTCTCGCTGGACGAGCCGCGCTCCTGCCCTGGAGGCCACGCGCTTGCTGGACCGCGTGGAGGCGCTGCTCCAGCGCGCCCACGTCCCGCGCTTCGAACACGAGGCGCTGGAGGACCTGACCACGCGCCTGGCCCGCGACGGACACCCGCTGGCCCTGGCCCTGACGCCCCTCACCCGCCGCTACCTGGAAGCGCGCTTCGGCCGCCGGGCCCTGCGCGAGGGAGAGGCCGAGCACCTGCTCGCCACGCTCCGCCGCGCTCTGGAAGCGGAAGCCGCACGCCGCGCCGTGAAACCAGACGGCCAATCAAGCCCTACCGCCCGCGCTTCCTGAGCGGAACGGAAGTGCCCTCTGGCAGGAAGCGGCCTTCCTCCGCTGGTCGCCCGCCCTCCCCAGGAACACCCGGGCGGGGTAACGAAATGTCTCCCCACCCTGGCGTGCGACGCCATTAAGCCTTTCAACGGCCCCCCATTCACGGGCGCCATGGCGAGGCGTGCTCGAGGGCTGGGAGACGTGCACTTTCTACCCACCCAGAGCCGCGAATTTCCTCTGGTGTCCGGGTAACGGTTACAGGCGGCTCCTCGGAGCCATCCACCTGCGTTTTCCAACCCCTTGGAGACACACGCGAATACATCCAACCCCTGGTTGGCATCCCGGTTGCTCAGGGCTGACACGTCAAGTTGTGGGACCTGAACCCAGGGCACCTCTCACGCGCCTCCGCGCCGTCAGGAGGCCCGATTTGGAGAATCCATCCATGCAGGCTTCGACCGAGCAATCATCCAACTCCGGCTCCCTCGCGATGTACCTCTCGGAGATCAACCAGTACTCGCTGCTGAAGGTGGAGGAGGAGCAGGAGCTGGCGCGGCGGTTCATCAAGGGGGACCTGGCGGCGGGCCACCGCCTGGTGACGAGCAACCTGCGCTTCGTGGTGAAGGTCTCCTACGAGTACCGCTCCTATGGCATCAAGATGTCCGACCTCATCCAGGAGGGGAATATCGGCCTGATGAAGGCGGTGCAGAAGTTCGACCCGGACAAGGGCATCCGCCTCATCTCCTACGCGGTGTGGTGGATCCGCGCGTACATCCAGAACTACATCCTCAAGAGCTGGTCGCTGGTGAAGCTTGGAACCACCCAGGCGCAGCGCAAGCTGTTCTTCAGTCTGGCGCGCACGCGCCGCGAGCTGGAGAAGCTGGGCAGCGGCGAGGCCGTGGTGAACGTGGATGAGATTGCCCGCAAGCTCCATGTGAAGCCAGGCGAGGTCCGGGAGATGGAGCAGCGCATGGGCGGGCGCGACCTCTCCCTGGACGCCCCCATGGGCGAGGACGGGGGCAACAGCCACGTGGACTTCGTGGTGAGCGCCGCGGCGCCGCAGGACGACGAGTTCGCGGACAAGGAGGAGGCGGGCCTCATCAACAACCGCGTGCGCACGGCCCTCATGCGGTTGGATCCACGGGAGCGCTTCATCATCGAGCAGCGCGTGATGAACGAGCGCCCCATGACGCTCAAGGAGCTGGGCGAGCACTTTGGCTTCTCCCGCGAGCGCGCCCGACAGCTGGAGATCCGCGCCAAGGACAAGCTCAAGTCGGAGCTGGCCGCCCTGATGGCGGAGGTGGATCCGGAGACGCTCGCCGCCCAGGGTTGACGCGCGCCGCCGTCGAACACAGCCACGCGGTCCCTGTGACTCCACGCCCCGCCGCCCTTCACAGGGCGCGCGGGGCGTCGCCCTTTTCTGGAGGGCGGGCGACCGTTTCAAAGTCCCGGCTGTTTTCGCGCGGCGGCGGAGACCCTGCTAGAAGGGACGCCGGATTCCCTGTCAGGAGTGTGGCTGCTTGTCCCACGGTTCCCCGCCGGTCGTCGATGATCGCGTCCCCCTCGCGGAAGCGCATGGCGCCCCGCACAAACCCTATGTGTCCCCGCAGCAGTCGCCCGCGGAGCTGACGATCCGCGGCCTGGTGCTCGGGTCGGTGCTGGGCATCGTGTTCGCGGCGTCGTCCGTGTACCTGGCCATCAAGGTCGGCCTCACGGTGTCCGCGTCCATCCCGGTGGCGGTGCTCTCCATCGCCATCTTCCGGGCCCTGGGGCGCTCCAGCATCCTGGAGAACACCATCGTCCAGACGACGGGCTCCGCGGGTGAGTCGCTGGCATTCGGCGTGGCGGCGGCGCTGCCGGCGCTGCTCATCCTGGGCTACGACATCAGCCTCACGCACGCGTTCCTCACCGCGGCCCTGGGCGGCGTGCTGGGCGTGTTGATGATGATTCCCCTGCGCCAGGGCCTCATCGTCCAGGAGCACGGCAAGCTCACCTACCCGGAGGGCACCGCGAGCGCGGACGTGCTGATTGTCGGTGAGCAGGGCGGCACCAACGCGCGCACGGTCATCCTGGGTTTCATCATCGGCGGCGTCTACAAGTTCGCCTACTCCGGGATGAAGCTCTTCAAGGAGGCCATCGGCACGCCCATCAAGGGGCTCAAGGCCGCGACGCTCTCCACGGAGGTGTCCCCGGAGCTGTTGGGCGTGGGCTACATCATCGGGCCGCGCGTCGCGTCCATCACCTTCGCGGGCGGCGTGCTCAGCTACCTCATCCTCATCCCGATGGTGTCCTTCTTCGGCAGCGGCATGGAGACGCCGCTGCTCGTGCACAACGGGATGCTCATCCGGGACATGTCGCCGGATCAGATCCGCAACGCGTACGTGCTCTACATCGGCGCGGGCGCGGTGGCGACGGGCGGCCTCATCAGCCTCATCCGCTCCCTGCCCACCATCGTGGGCGCCTTCAAGCGCAGCGTGGAGACGCTGCGCGCGTCGCGCACGCAGGGGCAGCTGCCCACGGTGCTGCGCACGGACCAGGACCTGCCCATCACGGTGGTGCTGGTGGGCAGCGCGCTGCTCATCCTGGCCATCTGGCTGGCGCCCCCGCTGCACGTGAACTTCATCTCCGCCATCCTCATCGTCATCTTCGGCTTCTTCTTCGTGACGGTGAGCGCGCGCATCACCGGTGAGATTGGCAGCTCCTCCAACCCCATCTCCGGCATGGTGGTGGCGACGCTGCTGGTGACCTGCCTCGTGTACCTGCTGTTCGGCTGGACGTCGTCGCCGGACCGCTTCATGGCGCTCACCACGGCGGCCATCGTGGGCATCGCGGCGTCCAACGGCGGCACCACCGCGCAGGACCTGAAGACGGCGTTCCTCGTGGGCGGCACGCCCAAGCGCCAGCAGATCGCCCTCTTCGTGGGCGTGCTGACCAGCGCGATGTTCATCGGCCTGGTGCTGGTGCTGCTCAACCAGGGCGCCACCGCGGTCATCCCGGAGGCCCACCCGGGCGTGCAGGTGACGGAGCTGACGGACACCACGCGCACCCAGCACACCTACCGCTGGGCGGTGAGCCAGGACGCGCTCTCCCAGCGCGGCATGACGCCCGCGCAGCTCAAGCGCTCGCTGTGGGCGGAGCGCCTGGACATGGTGCCTGCGGACGGCGCGCTGGAGCTGCGCAGCTGGCGCCCGGTGCCCGCCCAGGAGCTCGCGGGCCTCACGCTGTCGCCGGCCAACGGCCCGTCGCTGAAGCTGTCCGACGCGGGCGCCGTCACCGCCGGGCCGGACCGCGTCTACCGGGAAGGCTTCGTGCGCGGCGCGGACACGCCCGTGCCCGCCGGGCGCTACCTGGTGGATGATCAGGGCGGCATCCAGTACGTGGTGGACCCGGGCATCGGCGGCCGCATCAGCGAGTACGAGGGCCAGACGCTCACCCGCTACTCGGCGCCCAAGGCGCAGCTGTTCGCGCTCATCATCGACGGCATCCTCACGCAGCGGCTGCCCTGGGACCTGGTGCTCCTGGGCGTCTTCATCGCGCTGATGCTGGAGCTGTGCGGCGTGTCCTCGCTGCCCTTCGCGGTGGGCGTGTACCTGCCCATCAGCAGCAGCGCCCCCATCTTCGTGGGCGGCATGGTGCGCCACTTCGTGGACAAGCTGCGCGGCGGCAGCGCGGCGGAGTCGGAGTTCTCCCCCGGCACGCTGATGTCGTCCGGCTACATCGCGGGCGGCTCCATCGCGGGCGTGCTCATCGCGTTCCTGGAGATCGCCAGCGACGGCGCCTGGACGCGCGCCATCAACCT is a window from the Corallococcus silvisoli genome containing:
- a CDS encoding STAS domain-containing protein, with the translated sequence MTGLQIHREEAAGRVTLRLEGTLDGRTAQELRVSLQALAQSEVVLDFAHLREFKDSAVGVLTHGLKQNAVQLRGLATHHERMFRYFGVVSSPSPHRAYYTPEDILSA
- a CDS encoding AAA family ATPase — its product is MTQPARVLGPVPTPVSARAVMERLAAQLGRAVQGKTDEVRRVVTCVVAGGHLLLEDMPGVGKTTLAEALARACALSFSRIQFTADLLPADILGAQVFHAQTATFSFRPGPLFRQLVLADELNRAPPRTQSALLEGMAQGQVSMDGQTHPLPSPFTVVATQNPVDFSGTYPLPDSQLDRFLVRLSLGHPAADVEARLLTTRGAASPLPSVEAVTGPEELASLRAFAQEVQLDGAVADYVVRLARATREHGDLERGASTRAVLALGAAARAQALWEGRDFVTPGDVRAMLVPCWAHRVLLRSAVQGVSARDEAAHLVEELARKVAAPR
- a CDS encoding DUF58 domain-containing protein gives rise to the protein MKASARPPFRARLRAFFRPPRTLSVTKTGRTYLVVTFGVGLGALNTGNNLLYLLLGLLLSMVVVSGVLSERCLRDLTVRRVGADAAFAREPFAYRWAVSRKAGHGFALTFSEDLSPLTGTGRLGHLPPGQECVVRADLAAPHRGPVRLSGVRVTTTWPLGLFAKTRVFFLEGTLLVYPRRGYACKEPGPAESGPRGEAGSPRHLDGTGDVAGLRELTPNEDARRIHWLKSASAGRLLKVEREREERRIWKLSLETGLTGDALERRCEEVAYQAHQLLEAGNEVGLQLPERTLRPAAGGGQERRILQALAWVGFEDTDSREAA
- a CDS encoding transglutaminase TgpA family protein, producing the protein MRRPLRLRLVLRDLAAGAAFGAMAVSGQLPVWALGVFLGALVLALCDVRLVARHARLSALGLLVAAVLLGMQLMSGAMNAVVAACSFAGLIAAQRMLSTPDAAAEGQTHLTGLLMVAGGAALSGDMTYALCLIAFGVLASLSLALGVVEAAVPDGEPVPVRAVLRPLSGGVTFAVAGAVAFFVLFPRLNWAMVGPRSAPGLGAVSTAGFSNTVRLGGAGTIKSNPRVVLRAQLAPDPGRDALDAYWVGRTYDTFDGLEWTNVAGAQQTERQITLRPASDTLVHQRIELLPAYGSRTLIALETPSRLGNALAHTPTGTRSSPVQLHGGGEVRFTITAPSYTYEAYSLPPDGKADLSTALLQPEKDQLLALPEHLDPRVGQLASRVLAGEKEPLAAARKLASFLQRDYAYTLEQGGMPEDPLGDFLFVRKAGHCEHFATALTVLLRTQGIPARLATGFYGGTRVDGGYLVRAGDAHAWTHVLVPGRGFITVDATPPSNRTSQGPVLLERLLALYEAVEARWRNSVVDYSFRDQFELASALVRPPRRPAGSAENPGSSRLPPPRAWVTAAVVAFVVWRASRFASRWTSRAPALEATRLLDRVEALLQRAHVPRFEHEALEDLTTRLARDGHPLALALTPLTRRYLEARFGRRALREGEAEHLLATLRRALEAEAARRAVKPDGQSSPTARAS
- a CDS encoding RNA polymerase factor sigma-32, with the protein product MQASTEQSSNSGSLAMYLSEINQYSLLKVEEEQELARRFIKGDLAAGHRLVTSNLRFVVKVSYEYRSYGIKMSDLIQEGNIGLMKAVQKFDPDKGIRLISYAVWWIRAYIQNYILKSWSLVKLGTTQAQRKLFFSLARTRRELEKLGSGEAVVNVDEIARKLHVKPGEVREMEQRMGGRDLSLDAPMGEDGGNSHVDFVVSAAAPQDDEFADKEEAGLINNRVRTALMRLDPRERFIIEQRVMNERPMTLKELGEHFGFSRERARQLEIRAKDKLKSELAALMAEVDPETLAAQG
- a CDS encoding OPT family oligopeptide transporter: MSHGSPPVVDDRVPLAEAHGAPHKPYVSPQQSPAELTIRGLVLGSVLGIVFAASSVYLAIKVGLTVSASIPVAVLSIAIFRALGRSSILENTIVQTTGSAGESLAFGVAAALPALLILGYDISLTHAFLTAALGGVLGVLMMIPLRQGLIVQEHGKLTYPEGTASADVLIVGEQGGTNARTVILGFIIGGVYKFAYSGMKLFKEAIGTPIKGLKAATLSTEVSPELLGVGYIIGPRVASITFAGGVLSYLILIPMVSFFGSGMETPLLVHNGMLIRDMSPDQIRNAYVLYIGAGAVATGGLISLIRSLPTIVGAFKRSVETLRASRTQGQLPTVLRTDQDLPITVVLVGSALLILAIWLAPPLHVNFISAILIVIFGFFFVTVSARITGEIGSSSNPISGMVVATLLVTCLVYLLFGWTSSPDRFMALTTAAIVGIAASNGGTTAQDLKTAFLVGGTPKRQQIALFVGVLTSAMFIGLVLVLLNQGATAVIPEAHPGVQVTELTDTTRTQHTYRWAVSQDALSQRGMTPAQLKRSLWAERLDMVPADGALELRSWRPVPAQELAGLTLSPANGPSLKLSDAGAVTAGPDRVYREGFVRGADTPVPAGRYLVDDQGGIQYVVDPGIGGRISEYEGQTLTRYSAPKAQLFALIIDGILTQRLPWDLVLLGVFIALMLELCGVSSLPFAVGVYLPISSSAPIFVGGMVRHFVDKLRGGSAAESEFSPGTLMSSGYIAGGSIAGVLIAFLEIASDGAWTRAINLPALFGHEGAFGAFLNAVGESELAHPTWSNVWGLAFFTVLTAVLFRSALKGKSGAEAPPPSH